The Arachis hypogaea cultivar Tifrunner chromosome 16, arahy.Tifrunner.gnm2.J5K5, whole genome shotgun sequence genome contains a region encoding:
- the LOC112805980 gene encoding uncharacterized protein, with protein MVPFTSQSYFIFLLFLLTIMFNGSMCSSNSTLVPCNEKDQGALLMFKHGVIDRYNNLSSWSIKKDCCAWNGVLCSNITGRVTHLLLEDSYLAGEINLSSLLQLEFLKFLDLNNNEFEAISVDNNNYVTLYDTNLEHLDLSYNQIKGSIPNLIGQQKNLKQLNLSNNQLRGSILDLLSQQMNLEYLDLSSNHFNGLIPEQFSQNNKQLKSLDLSNNLFTGSILSTLGNLSSLRELRIGSNSFSGTISETFFSKLSHLDTLDLSNSTFEFRFHPEWIPPFQLTQLFLASTKLGPYFPSWIYTQKSLRTFDASSSRISIVDEDKFWTLIDQCSLVFMSNNSINLQLSNLTLSTGVLRLDHNNFTGDLPHISPTTIYIDLSYNS; from the coding sequence ATGGTTCCATTCACTTCACAAAGTTACTTCATATTCCTACTTTTCCTACTTACAATAATGTTCAATGGAAGCATGTGTAGTAGCAATTCTACATTGGTTCCTTGCAATGAGAAAGATCAAGGAGCACTATTGATGTTCAAACATGGTGTCATAGATCGTTACAACAATCTATCTTCATGGTCTATTAAAAAAGACTGTTGTGCATGGAATGGAGTTCTATGTAGCAACATTACAGGCAGAGTCACACATCTTCTCTTGGAAGATTCATATTTAGCAGGTGAAATTAACTTATCATCTTTGTTACAACTTGAATTTCTGAAATTCCTGGATTTGAATAACAATGAATTTGAAGCAATAAGTGTTGACAATAATAATTATGTCACACTTTATGATACTAACCTTGAGCACCTTGATCTATCTTACAACCAAATCAAAGGATCAATTCCGAATTTGATTGGACAACAAAAGAATCTAAAACAGCTTAACCTATCAAACAACCAATTGAGAGGATCTATTCTCGATTTGTTAAGCCAACAGATGAACTTAGAATACCTTGATCTATCGTCTAACCACTTTAACGGCTTGATTCCAGAACAATTTAGCCAAAACAATAAACAATTGAAGTCCCTTGACCTTTCCAACAACTTGTTCACCGGTTCAATTCTTTCAACTCTAGGAAACCTTTCATCCTTGAGAGAGCTAAGAATTGGCTCGAATTCATTCTCCGGAACCATATCCGAAACAttcttttccaagctttctcacTTGGATACTCTAGACTTGAGCAACTCAACTTTCGAATTTCGTTTCCATCCTGAATGGATTCCTCCTTTTCAACTCACTCAACTTTTCTTGGCAAGCACGAAACTAGGTCCTTACTTTCCATCATGGATTTATACACAGAAATCACTTCGTACTTTTGATGCGTCAAGCTCAAGAATTTCAATTGTAGATGAAGATAAGTTTTGGACATTAATAGACCAATGTTCCTTGGTCTTTATGTCCAACAATTCAATAAATCTACAGTTGTCAAACTTAACATTAAGTACCGGAGTTCTAAGATTGGACCATAACAATTTCACAGGAGATTTGCCACATATATCACCAACCACCATATACATAGATTTATCTTACAATTCCTAG